The proteins below are encoded in one region of Bacteroides uniformis:
- a CDS encoding sodium:solute symporter has translation MTPLSVIITIAAYFVILFTVSYIAGRKADNAGFFVGNRKSSWYVVAFAMVGSAISGVTYVSVPGMVAASSFGYLQMVLGFIAGQLIIAYLLVPLFYKMNLVSIYEYLENRFGMSSYRTGAWFFFISKMLGAAVRLFLVCLTLQLLVFEPFGLPFLLNVAITVALVWLYTFQGGVKSLIWTDSLKTFCLVVSVVLCIWYIASDLNLSFIGMVSTIADSDMSRIFFFDDVNSKQYFFKQFLAGAFTMIAMTGLDQDMMQRNLSCKNFKDSQKNMITSVISQFFVILLFLMLGVLLYIFAANQQIAVEKSDELFPLIATGNYFPAIVGILFIIGLISSAYSAAGSALTALTTSFTVDILGTKGKSEETVVKMRKKVHIGMAVVMGITIFVFNLLNNTSVIDAVYILASYTYGPILGLFAFGIFMKQQVRDKYIPLVAIASPVLCFILQKNSEAWFGGYQFSYELLIFNALFTFIGLCLLIKKDKKNN, from the coding sequence ATGACTCCACTTTCCGTAATCATTACCATCGCTGCCTACTTCGTGATATTGTTCACGGTATCTTATATTGCAGGAAGAAAGGCTGACAACGCAGGATTCTTTGTCGGTAACCGCAAGTCATCCTGGTATGTCGTGGCGTTCGCCATGGTCGGTTCCGCCATTTCAGGTGTGACCTATGTATCCGTACCCGGCATGGTTGCCGCCAGCAGCTTCGGTTATCTGCAAATGGTGTTGGGCTTCATTGCCGGACAGCTCATCATAGCCTATCTGCTGGTACCGCTGTTCTACAAAATGAACCTGGTATCCATCTACGAATATCTGGAGAACCGTTTCGGCATGTCTTCCTACCGTACGGGTGCCTGGTTCTTCTTCATCTCCAAAATGCTCGGTGCCGCTGTCCGTCTGTTCCTCGTATGCCTGACGCTGCAACTGCTGGTATTCGAACCTTTCGGACTGCCTTTCCTGCTGAACGTGGCCATCACGGTGGCACTGGTCTGGTTGTACACTTTCCAGGGTGGCGTAAAGTCTCTTATCTGGACAGACTCTCTGAAGACATTCTGCTTGGTGGTGTCGGTCGTACTCTGCATCTGGTATATCGCTTCCGACCTCAATCTGTCATTTATCGGTATGGTAAGCACTATTGCCGACAGTGACATGTCCCGCATCTTCTTCTTCGACGATGTGAACAGCAAGCAGTACTTCTTCAAGCAGTTCCTCGCCGGTGCCTTCACCATGATTGCCATGACCGGGCTGGATCAGGACATGATGCAGCGCAACCTGAGCTGCAAGAACTTCAAGGACTCACAGAAGAACATGATTACCAGTGTCATTTCGCAGTTCTTCGTCATCCTGCTTTTCCTGATGCTGGGCGTGCTGCTCTACATCTTTGCCGCCAACCAGCAGATTGCGGTGGAGAAGAGTGACGAACTGTTCCCGCTGATTGCCACCGGCAACTATTTCCCTGCCATTGTGGGCATACTGTTCATCATCGGCCTGATTTCTTCTGCCTATTCAGCCGCAGGCTCGGCACTCACCGCGCTGACCACTTCCTTCACCGTAGACATTCTGGGAACGAAAGGCAAGTCGGAAGAGACGGTTGTGAAGATGCGCAAGAAAGTGCACATCGGCATGGCGGTTGTCATGGGAATCACCATTTTCGTATTCAATCTTCTCAACAACACCAGTGTCATCGACGCTGTATATATTCTGGCAAGTTATACCTACGGTCCTATCCTGGGTCTGTTTGCTTTCGGCATTTTCATGAAACAACAAGTGCGTGACAAGTACATCCCGTTAGTTGCCATCGCCTCCCCGGTTCTCTGCTTCATTCTGCAGAAGAATTCCGAAGCCTGGTTCGGAGGTTATCAATTCAGCTACGAATTGCTGATTTTCAATGCACTGTTCACTTTCATCGGTCTCTGTCTATTGATTAAGAAAGATAAAAAGAACAATTAA